A single genomic interval of Bacteroidales bacterium harbors:
- a CDS encoding agmatinase family protein — protein sequence MDSIKKYNPNDIGKTNNNIFGFPYTEDNAQIILISVPWDVTTSYRAGTSEGPGAILKVSPQLDFYDPIFKNAWKMGVFMNEIPEYWKNKNNELRKKSEFYISKLASGKEIENNKQLIRIKNEINEWSKKLNEWVKEQSLKFLNKNKLVGIIGGEHSVSLGLIKAISEKYNSFGILQIDAHADLRVAYEGFEFSHASSMNNAIKCKEVKKLVQVSVRDYCEDESEIIKKSKGRIICYTDEAIKSELYKGKTWNSICNKIIKELPENIYLSFDIDGLNPMLCPNTGTPVPGGMEFEQAIYLLNKIVEANKKIIGFDLCEVAPSENNDWDGNAGARLIFRICNFMAKSMGRKPQKF from the coding sequence ATGGATTCAATAAAAAAATATAATCCTAACGATATTGGAAAAACCAATAATAATATTTTTGGATTTCCTTATACCGAAGATAATGCGCAAATCATATTAATTTCTGTTCCATGGGACGTAACAACATCATACAGGGCGGGAACATCAGAAGGACCTGGCGCAATTCTAAAAGTTTCTCCTCAACTTGATTTTTATGACCCCATTTTCAAAAATGCTTGGAAAATGGGCGTTTTTATGAATGAAATTCCTGAATACTGGAAAAATAAAAATAATGAGTTGAGAAAAAAATCGGAATTTTACATTAGCAAATTAGCTTCTGGTAAAGAAATTGAAAATAACAAACAACTCATTCGGATAAAAAATGAAATTAATGAATGGAGCAAAAAATTAAATGAATGGGTAAAAGAACAATCATTAAAATTTTTGAATAAAAATAAACTTGTCGGAATTATTGGCGGAGAACACAGCGTTTCTCTCGGGTTGATTAAAGCTATCTCAGAAAAATATAATTCTTTCGGAATTCTGCAGATTGATGCTCATGCCGATTTACGTGTTGCTTATGAAGGTTTTGAATTTTCACATGCATCATCAATGAACAATGCTATAAAATGCAAAGAGGTAAAAAAACTTGTTCAGGTTTCTGTGAGGGATTATTGTGAAGATGAATCTGAAATAATTAAAAAATCAAAAGGAAGAATAATATGTTATACCGATGAAGCAATAAAATCGGAATTATACAAAGGTAAAACTTGGAACAGCATTTGCAATAAAATAATAAAAGAACTTCCCGAAAATATTTATCTGAGTTTCGATATTGACGGTTTAAATCCTATGCTTTGTCCAAATACCGGAACTCCTGTTCCCGGAGGAATGGAATTTGAACAGGCAATATATTTACTAAATAAAATTGTTGAAGCAAATAAAAAAATTATCGGTTTTGATTTGTGTGAAGTCGCTCCATCTGAAAATAATGACTGGGACGGAAATGCAGGAGCAAGATTGATTTTCAGAATCTGCAATTTTATGGCAAAATCAATGGGAAGAAAACCACAGAAATTTTAG